A window of Chloroflexota bacterium contains these coding sequences:
- a CDS encoding DNA polymerase III subunit alpha has product MFTHLHVHTEYSLLDGFCRILQLVSMAKKLGFDSLAITDHGAMYGVVQFYVAAREAGIKPIIGCEFYVAPSSRYSRTSGDKNSYHLVLLAKNTEGYRNLLQLVTKAHLEGFYYKPRVDRELLAQYHDGLIALSACAHGEIPRLILEGNVQEARKSALWYKELFHDFYLEIQRHPTPELEQINTGLLSLSADLDIPVVATNDVHYVEQQDAPWHDLLLCIQTNTFVQDERRLKMSGDFFYLKSPQEMEKLFSDLPEALRNAERIAQSCDLELEFGHLHLPEVDLPEGETADEYLAELCWQGLTQRYPQPTPAVKDRLDYELRVVRQTRFAHYFLVVWDIVSFARRQNILCGVRGSAAASVILYCLGVTDVDPLAHRLVFERFLNIERKEMPDIDLDFQDDRREEVISYVAQKYGHDHVAQIITFGTLGARAALRDVGRALGLPYSQVDQVARLVPFGPGITLQKALDETPDLSRLCQEDSIIRNLVEAAMKLEGVSRHASTHAAGVVISKEPLVNYVPLQQASRADSKGVMTQFSMDDIARVGLLKLDLLGLANLTILARAQEIIAQNRGTEFDLSNIPLNDARTFKMLSAGETAGVFQLEGGGMRRYLKELKPASFSDLAAMVALYRPGPKEHIPTFIGAKEGLQPIHYPHPALADILAETHGVIVYQDQVLFIVQAFAGYSLGEADIVRKAMGKKVPEIMRRERTRFIHGAKQKGFSHEIAEKVFDLIEPFAGYAFNKAHSVSYAMIAYQTAYLKANYPVEYMAAFLAVNSGQQDKIAMAVAECQRLGVKVLSPDVNRSEATFSIERNGQHGRAIRFGLADIKNVGHHAISPILAGRQAGGPFKSVEDFCRRVNLRGMNKRVLESLIKAGAMDSLGDRGALLNRVDRILWLSQREQKLKETGQSTMFDLFGGSVNAPLPEIELEKFDLPQKERLTWEKDLLGVYLSDHPFAQVAHRLASTTSAFCGEIEPEMAGQSVTVAGVVTSVRHAATKNGRSFVTAVLEDLVGSIQVTCWAVVYEQTKELWVEGNMLLVQGKVRVRQEEVQVVCDQVRQYRPEEAEPEQEEGRERLEKERSVMDFAPPQKSKLRVRIAQTENESEDLERFRCLMDVFKRYPGRDEVVLTIATAEGLVSLEMPNVTTGCCPGLQRELLGLLGEGGLAVVE; this is encoded by the coding sequence CAGGTATAAAGCCGATCATCGGTTGCGAGTTCTACGTTGCTCCGTCCAGCCGATACAGCCGTACCTCTGGGGACAAAAACTCTTACCATCTCGTCCTTCTGGCCAAGAACACGGAAGGTTACCGCAACCTGCTACAGCTAGTCACCAAGGCTCACCTGGAAGGCTTCTACTATAAACCACGGGTAGACAGGGAATTGCTGGCTCAATACCATGACGGTCTGATTGCCCTTTCCGCCTGTGCTCACGGTGAGATACCCCGCCTGATCCTGGAGGGCAATGTTCAAGAAGCCAGAAAAAGTGCGCTATGGTACAAGGAGCTTTTCCACGATTTCTACCTGGAGATTCAGAGACATCCTACCCCTGAGCTGGAGCAAATCAATACGGGGCTTCTTTCTCTTTCCGCCGACCTGGACATACCCGTGGTAGCTACCAACGACGTTCACTATGTGGAGCAGCAGGATGCGCCGTGGCACGATCTCCTCCTTTGCATACAGACTAATACCTTTGTTCAGGATGAGCGGCGGCTGAAGATGTCGGGCGATTTCTTCTATCTCAAGAGCCCTCAGGAAATGGAGAAGCTGTTCTCCGATCTTCCTGAGGCCCTGAGAAACGCTGAGCGCATTGCCCAGTCATGCGATCTTGAGCTAGAGTTTGGCCATCTTCACCTGCCCGAGGTTGACCTGCCCGAAGGCGAGACGGCTGACGAATACCTGGCTGAGCTTTGCTGGCAGGGCTTGACGCAGCGCTACCCCCAGCCCACGCCTGCGGTGAAGGATCGCCTGGACTATGAGTTGCGGGTGGTGCGGCAGACGCGCTTCGCCCATTACTTTCTGGTGGTATGGGACATCGTTTCCTTTGCCCGGCGGCAGAACATCCTGTGTGGGGTGCGAGGCAGCGCTGCTGCCAGCGTTATTCTCTATTGCCTGGGCGTGACCGATGTTGACCCGCTGGCCCACAGGCTGGTTTTCGAGCGCTTCCTTAACATTGAGCGCAAGGAGATGCCGGATATCGACCTCGACTTTCAGGATGATCGTCGTGAGGAGGTTATCTCCTACGTGGCTCAGAAGTATGGCCACGACCATGTGGCACAGATCATCACCTTTGGTACTCTGGGGGCCAGGGCAGCCCTGCGGGACGTGGGGAGGGCTCTGGGCTTGCCCTATAGCCAGGTTGACCAGGTGGCCCGGCTGGTACCCTTCGGGCCAGGCATAACCCTACAGAAGGCGCTGGACGAGACTCCGGATCTGAGCCGCCTGTGCCAGGAGGATTCTATAATACGCAATCTGGTTGAGGCGGCGATGAAACTCGAAGGGGTTTCTCGTCATGCCAGCACTCATGCGGCTGGCGTGGTCATCTCCAAAGAGCCTCTGGTGAACTATGTCCCCTTGCAGCAGGCTAGTAGGGCTGACTCCAAGGGGGTAATGACACAGTTCAGCATGGATGACATTGCTCGGGTGGGACTGCTCAAGCTCGACCTTCTGGGTCTGGCTAATCTAACTATCCTGGCCAGAGCCCAGGAAATAATCGCTCAAAATCGAGGGACAGAGTTCGATCTATCCAATATCCCTCTTAATGATGCCAGGACCTTTAAGATGCTTTCGGCTGGTGAGACCGCCGGCGTCTTCCAGCTCGAAGGTGGGGGCATGAGGCGCTATCTGAAGGAGTTGAAGCCAGCCAGCTTCAGTGATCTAGCCGCTATGGTGGCACTTTATCGCCCCGGGCCCAAGGAACATATCCCTACCTTCATCGGGGCCAAGGAAGGGTTGCAGCCCATCCACTATCCTCACCCTGCCTTAGCTGATATCCTGGCGGAGACTCATGGCGTCATCGTCTATCAGGATCAGGTGCTGTTTATCGTGCAGGCCTTCGCCGGTTACTCCCTGGGGGAAGCCGACATAGTGCGTAAAGCCATGGGGAAGAAGGTTCCCGAGATAATGCGCCGGGAGCGGACCCGCTTCATCCACGGTGCCAAACAGAAAGGCTTCTCACACGAGATTGCGGAGAAGGTCTTCGATCTCATCGAGCCTTTCGCTGGCTATGCTTTCAACAAAGCGCACAGCGTCAGCTATGCCATGATTGCCTACCAGACCGCCTACCTCAAGGCAAACTACCCTGTGGAGTATATGGCTGCTTTCCTGGCGGTCAACAGCGGCCAGCAGGATAAGATAGCCATGGCAGTGGCGGAGTGTCAGCGGCTGGGGGTTAAAGTCCTTTCACCTGACGTTAATAGGAGCGAAGCCACCTTCAGCATTGAAAGAAACGGGCAACACGGGCGCGCCATCCGCTTTGGCCTGGCCGACATCAAGAACGTGGGCCACCATGCTATCAGTCCTATCCTGGCGGGTCGTCAGGCAGGCGGCCCCTTCAAGTCTGTGGAGGACTTTTGCCGCCGGGTGAACCTGCGGGGTATGAACAAGAGGGTGCTGGAGAGCTTGATCAAGGCCGGAGCCATGGACTCCCTGGGCGATCGCGGTGCGCTGCTCAACCGCGTTGACCGCATCCTGTGGCTGTCGCAGCGGGAGCAGAAGCTTAAGGAAACTGGTCAGTCTACCATGTTTGATCTGTTTGGCGGAAGCGTGAATGCGCCGCTGCCAGAGATAGAGCTAGAGAAGTTTGATCTTCCTCAGAAGGAGAGATTAACCTGGGAAAAGGACCTCTTGGGGGTCTACCTTTCTGACCACCCCTTTGCTCAGGTGGCGCATCGCCTGGCCTCCACTACCAGCGCTTTTTGCGGAGAAATCGAGCCTGAAATGGCGGGCCAGTCGGTCACTGTGGCCGGAGTGGTCACTTCGGTGAGACACGCTGCTACCAAGAACGGGCGATCCTTTGTTACGGCCGTTCTGGAAGACCTGGTGGGCAGTATTCAGGTTACTTGCTGGGCTGTGGTCTATGAGCAGACGAAGGAGCTTTGGGTAGAGGGCAATATGCTTCTCGTCCAGGGGAAGGTCAGGGTGAGGCAGGAGGAGGTACAGGTGGTGTGCGACCAGGTACGGCAGTACCGCCCTGAAGAGGCGGAGCCGGAGCAAGAAGAGGGGCGCGAAAGGCTTGAGAAGGAAAGATCGGTGATGGATTTTGCCCCGCCGCAGAAGAGCAAGCTGCGGGTCAGAATAGCCCAGACGGAAAACGAATCGGAAGACCTGGAGCGTTTTCGCTGCCTGATGGACGTCTTCAAGCGCTATCCCGGTCGGGATGAGGTGGTGCTGACCATTGCCACGGCTGAGGGGTTGGTCAGTCTGGAGATGCCCAATGTCACTACCGGATGTTGCCCGGGGCTTCAGCGGGAGCTACTGGGGCTGCTGGGCGAGGGGGGGCTGGCGGTAGTTGAGTGA